The DNA window GTGGCGTCGCGCAGGCGCTCGGGGAGCGTCGCGCAGACGTCGCGCAGCGTCAGGCCGGCCAGCCGCTCGGTCAGCACGCGCGCGACCTCGCTCACCGCGTCCTCGGCGATCTCTCCGGGGACCTCGACGAAGATCGTGCGGATCGCGCCGCGGTCGAGCGTCAGCACCATGAGGACGCGGTCGCTGGCCAGACGCACGAGGTCGATGCGCCGCAGCGCCGCCTCCTCGAAGCGCGGGCTGACCGCGACTCCGAGCTCCTGGGTGAGGACGCCGAGCGACTGGGCCGCGCGCCGGAGGATCGTCTCGATGGTCGAGGCGCCGGCGAGCTCCTCCTTCAGCCGGGCCTGCCCGAGCGCGTCGAGCGGGGCGACGTGCATCAGCGAATCGACGTACAGGCGATACGCCTTGTGCGTCGGGACGCGGCCGGCGGAGGTGTGGGGGTGGTAGAGGAACCCCTTCGCCTCCAGGTCGCTCATCGTGTTGCGGATGGTCGCGGCGGACACGCCGAGGCCGAACCCGCGCGCGATCATGCGCGACCCGGCCGGCTCGGCGGTGGCGACGTAGCTCTGGATGACCGCCTCGAGCACGCGGCGCTCCCGCTCGGAGAGCTCGTTGGACGACATAAGTACAATCCTAGGAACGACTTCGGGCGACCGTCAAGTCCGCCGCCAGCGCGTCGAGCCGCAGCCAGCCCGGCGCGGTGAGCCGCAGCCGATCCCCGATGCGCTCCGCCCACCCGGCCTCCTGCCAGCGCGAGGCGCGCGAGACCTCGGACGCGTCGAGCACGAGCCCGTCGGTCGTCCGCAGGCCAAGGTAGACCGACTCGGCCGTCCGCATCTCGGTGTCGAGCGTCTCGCGCCCCTCGACGGGATCGCGCCCCTCGGCCACCACGCGGACCCAGGAGGCGTAGGCGGCGACGTTCCAGCGGCGCTCGGTCCCATCGAAGCCGTGCGCGGACGGACCGAGGCCCAGGTAGGGCGCGCCCGACCAGTAAGCGGAGTTGTGGCGGGCGCGCTTTCCGGGCTTCGCGAAGTTCGACACCTCGTAGTGCTCATAGCCCGCGGCCGCGAGCGCCTCGTGCGCGTGGAGGAACTCGGCCGCGTAGCGGTCCTCGTCGGCCTCGCCGACCTCGCCGCGGTCGGCCCAGCGGCCCAGCGGCGTCCCGGGCTCGACCGTGAGCCCGTAGAGCGAGAGGTGGCTGGGCCCGAGCGCGAGGGCGCGCGCGACATCCGCCTCCCAGTCGCGCGGCACCTCGGACGGCAGGGCGAAGATCAGGTCCAGCGAGAGGTCGTCGATGCCGCCGGCGCGCGCCGTCTCGATGGCGCGGGCTGTCTGCCCGCCGTCGTGCGTGCGGTGCATCCAGCGCAGCGCCGCCTCGTCGAAGGTCTGGCCGCCGAGCGAGAGGCGATTCACCCCGGCGGCGCGCCAGGCGGCGACCGCACCGGCCGTCACGTCGTCCGGATTCGCCTCGATGGTCACCTCCGCCCCGTCCGCGAGCCGGAACCAGCGAGTGACCAGCGCGACCCCGCGCGCGACGCCCTCGGCGCCCAGGCGCGACGGGGTGCCGCCGCCGAAGTAGAGCGTGTCGATCTCGGGGCGCGCGTCGGTGGACGGCGCAGGGCCCAGGCGGAGCGTGAGCTCGCCCTCGAGGGCGCCGAGGTACTCGTCCACGGGCACGCGCGCGCGGACCGCGATGGCGAAGTCGCAGTACGAGCAGCGGCGCGCGCAGAAGGGGACGTGGACGTAGACGTGGCGCAAGGACGGCGGACGGCGGGGCGGGCTTCCGGGCCCGGCAATGTACCCCTCTGGGCCTCCGAGGGTGCGCGCTCAGCGCCGCGCGATCTCGCCGCTCCAGCGGCTCTCGACGAGGCCGGCCAGCTCCAGGGCGGTCAGCGCGGTGATGCAGCGCTTCACCGGGAGGCCGGTCCGCTCGACGAGCGCGTCCGCGCCCGGCGCTGGAGCGCACAGCGCGTCCCACAGCGCGCGCTCGTCGGGGCCGAGGCCGGCCGGCGCGACGGCGGGAGCCCGACCAGCCGCCGCCGTGGAGGGCCGGGCCGCGACGCCTGCCAGCGCGAGCACGTCGTCCACCGTGGCGACGAGCTGCGCGCCGTCGCGGAGCAGCGCGTTGCCGCCCGCGGCGCCCGGGACGTCGATCGGTCCCGGGACCGCCGCGACCGTGCGACCGAGGTCCGCCGCGACGCCCGCCGTGATCAGCGCGCCGCTCTTCACGCCCGCCTCGACGACCACGGTGACGCGCGCCAGCGCCGCGATGATGCGATTGCGGCGTGGGAAGGCGCCCGGCGTCGCGACGGCGCCGGGTGGCGCCTCGGAGAGCACGAGGCCATCGCGGACGAGCCGCGCGTGCAGCGCCCGGTGGGCGGTCGGGTAGGCGACGTTCGCGCCGGTACCCAGGACCGCGATCGAGGGCGCGCCGGCGTCGAGCGCCGCCTCGTGCGCCGCGCCGTCGATCCCGCGCGCCATGCCGCTGACGACCACGACGCCAGCGCGGGCGAGGGCGGCGGCCATGGCGCGGGCGCAGCGCAGCCCGTAGGCCGAGGGCGCACGCATCCCGACCAGCGCCGCCGCGGGTGCGGCGACGTGTGACAGGTCACCCGCGTACCAGAGCGCGGGCGGGGCGTCGGGCAGGTCGTACAGCGACGCGGGATAGTCCGGCTCCCCGAGCAGCGTCAGCGCGAGTCCGGCCACGCGAGCGCGCCGCAGGCGCTCCTCCGCCTCGTCGAGCAGGGCGGCGCGTGCGCTCGATGCCGGCGCCTGCTCGCGGAGCGCGCGGCCGGCGCGTCCGTCGTGCCGGGCGAGCAGCGCGCGGAAGCGCACCGGGCCGACCGTGGGCGCGCACGCGAGGGCGAGCGCGAGGCGGCGGTCGTCGGGCGCCGGGGGGTGGTCGCCCGCGATCGGGAGCGTGGTCATCGCGGTCGACTCCGGGCGCGCCGGCGCGAGCTACGGCAGCTCGAGCGTCGTCGTCGCGCGGCGCTCCTGCTCCTTGCGCATCCCCTGCAGCTGCCCCCACCAGCCGCTCAGCAGCTCCTCGAGGCCCTCGCGCGCGGCGGCGCTGATCGCGAACGATCCGAAGCTGCCCGGCGCCTCGATGGGCGGCTTGTAGTCCTCGCCCAGCAGGTCGAGCTTCGTGAAGACGACGCAGTGCGGCTTGGCGGCCAGCTCCGCGGAGTAGGTGGAGACCTCGCGCCGCAGCTGGTCGTACTCCGCCTGCCAGTCCATCGCGTCGATCGGGATCATGAACGCGAGGACGCGCGTGCGCTCGATGTGCCGGAGGAACTGGAGCCCGAGCCCCTTCCCCTCCGCCGCGCCCTCGATGATGCCCG is part of the Roseisolibacter agri genome and encodes:
- the hrcA gene encoding heat-inducible transcriptional repressor HrcA → MSSNELSERERRVLEAVIQSYVATAEPAGSRMIARGFGLGVSAATIRNTMSDLEAKGFLYHPHTSAGRVPTHKAYRLYVDSLMHVAPLDALGQARLKEELAGASTIETILRRAAQSLGVLTQELGVAVSPRFEEAALRRIDLVRLASDRVLMVLTLDRGAIRTIFVEVPGEIAEDAVSEVARVLTERLAGLTLRDVCATLPERLRDATPRPEAEELLNIFISGGGQLFDRATSDDGQVVLGQPSLLAEQPEFASGERLRRLLELTETRDELAVLLRQREGAAGLSITIGSEHGDPRLDPFTVVTAEYHAGGLSGVIGVIGPTRMPYEKVVSLVSHTSRLVSDLLH
- the hemW gene encoding radical SAM family heme chaperone HemW: MRHVYVHVPFCARRCSYCDFAIAVRARVPVDEYLGALEGELTLRLGPAPSTDARPEIDTLYFGGGTPSRLGAEGVARGVALVTRWFRLADGAEVTIEANPDDVTAGAVAAWRAAGVNRLSLGGQTFDEAALRWMHRTHDGGQTARAIETARAGGIDDLSLDLIFALPSEVPRDWEADVARALALGPSHLSLYGLTVEPGTPLGRWADRGEVGEADEDRYAAEFLHAHEALAAAGYEHYEVSNFAKPGKRARHNSAYWSGAPYLGLGPSAHGFDGTERRWNVAAYASWVRVVAEGRDPVEGRETLDTEMRTAESVYLGLRTTDGLVLDASEVSRASRWQEAGWAERIGDRLRLTAPGWLRLDALAADLTVARSRS
- the dprA gene encoding DNA-processing protein DprA yields the protein MTTLPIAGDHPPAPDDRRLALALACAPTVGPVRFRALLARHDGRAGRALREQAPASSARAALLDEAEERLRRARVAGLALTLLGEPDYPASLYDLPDAPPALWYAGDLSHVAAPAAALVGMRAPSAYGLRCARAMAAALARAGVVVVSGMARGIDGAAHEAALDAGAPSIAVLGTGANVAYPTAHRALHARLVRDGLVLSEAPPGAVATPGAFPRRNRIIAALARVTVVVEAGVKSGALITAGVAADLGRTVAAVPGPIDVPGAAGGNALLRDGAQLVATVDDVLALAGVAARPSTAAAGRAPAVAPAGLGPDERALWDALCAPAPGADALVERTGLPVKRCITALTALELAGLVESRWSGEIARR